A genome region from Oncorhynchus keta strain PuntledgeMale-10-30-2019 unplaced genomic scaffold, Oket_V2 Un_contig_18020_pilon_pilon, whole genome shotgun sequence includes the following:
- the LOC127919990 gene encoding proline-rich protein 2-like produces the protein MSLMASLAPQPVPPTATQQVTKTAPQQVPTTATQQVTKTAPQPVPPPLCRSLKRPSAGPLSRPSAGPYNALSRSLQQPSAGPPYNSPSAAPPTAPQQVPTTAPQQSLQQPLSRSLPTTAPQQVPPYNSPSAGPSLQQPLSRSLPTTAPQQVPPYNSPSAGPYNSPQQVPTTAPQQVPPYNSPSAGPSLQQPLSRSLQQPLSRSFPTTAPQQVPTTAPQQVPPYNSPSAGPYNSPSASPSLQQPLSRSLPTTAPQQVPPYNSPSAGPYNSPSAGPYNSPSAGPYNSPSAGPSLQQPLSRSLPTTAPQQVPTTASQQVPPYNSPSAGPSLQQPLSKSPQQPPAGPSLQQPLSRSQLQQPVMLPVLPIQQPLSRSLPTTAPQQVPPFNSPWT, from the coding sequence ATGTCCCTGATGGCCTCTTTAGCCCCTCAGCCGGTCCCTCCAACAGCCACTCAGCAGGTCACTAAAACGGCCCCTCAGCAGGTCCCTACAACAGCCACTCAGCAGGTCACTAAAACAGCCCCTCAGCCGGTCCCTCCACCCCTCTGCAGGTCACTAAAACGGCCCTCAGCAGGTCCCCTCAGCAGGCCCTCAGCAGGTCCCTACAACGCCCTCAGCAGGTCCCTCCAACAGCCCTCAGCAGGTCCCCCCTAcaacagcccatcagcagcccCTCCAACAGCCCCTCAGCAGGTCCCTACAACAGCCCCTCAGCAGTCCCTACAACAGCCCCTCAGCAGGTCCCTCCCTACAACAGCCCCTCAGCAGGTCCCTCCCTACAACAGCCCCTCAGCAGGTCCCTCCCTACAACAGCCCCTCAGCAGGTCCCTCCCTACAACAGCCCCTCAGCAGGTCCCTCCCTACAACAGCCCCTCAGCAGGTCCCTACAACAGCCCTCAGCAGGTCCCTACAACAGCCCCTCAGCAGGTCCCTCCCTACAACAGCCCCTCAGCAGGTCCCTCCCTACAACAGCCCCTCAGCAGGTCCCTACAACAGCCCCTCAGCAGGTCCTTCCCTACAACAGCCCCTCAGCAGGTCCCTACAACAGCCCCTCAGCAGGTCCCTCCCTACAACAGCCCCTCAGCAGGTCCCTACAACAGCCCCTCAGCAAGTCCCTCCCTACAACAGCCCCTCAGCAGGTCCCTCCCTACAACAGCCCCTCAGCAGGTCCCTCCCTACAACAGCCCCTCAGCAGGTCCCTACAACAGCCCCTCAGCAGGCCCCTACAACAGCCCCTCAGCAGGTCCCTACAACAGCCCCTCAGCAGGTCCCTCCCTACAACAGCCCCTCAGCAGGTCCCTCCCTACAACAGCCCCTCAGCAGGTCCCTACAACAGCCTCTCAGCAGGTCCCTCCCTACAACAGCCCCTCAGCAGGTCCCTCCCTACAACAGCCCCTCAGCAAGTCCCCACAACAGCCCCCAGCAGGTCCCTCCCTACAACAGCCCCTCAGCAGGTCCCAGTTGCAACAGCCGGTGATGCTACCAGTCCTCCCAATACAACAGCCCCTCAGCAGGTCCCTCCCTACAACAGCCCCTCAGCAGGTCCCTCCCTTCAACAGCCCCTGGACATGA